In Streptomyces ambofaciens ATCC 23877, a single genomic region encodes these proteins:
- a CDS encoding extracellular solute-binding protein has translation MKLAPRLAVLLAAAAVTATACAPQTSDNSSSGKDEKSGTLRVWLFQEVDTKPKEKVVDAVLADFEKAHEGTEVDVEYIPVETRAQRIKAAFNDPDSAPDVIEYGNTDTAGYVKDGGLADVTKEFGAWDEAKDTDPTARQSVTVDGKVYGAPYFVGVRALYYRTDVFDALGLEPPESLDELASTARKARAARPDLYGLAVGGAYTYGAMPFIWAHGGELATGKGGSYASALDSAAARKGVEAYTSLFGDDNCPAAKCAGMGGNDTVTAFASGKAAMAIGGDFSHQAVEAGKVKGKYAVVPLPGVEPGSIAPAFAGGNNIGVLKSTSHRTLAVDLMKRLASKRAQGELFDAMGFLPTYTDVRQQVAAKEPFVKPFVDTLAAGTKFVPASAAWATIDSSLVLPTMFQEVVSGKKDVGAATGDAAKKMDDAFGSAG, from the coding sequence ATGAAGCTCGCCCCCCGCCTCGCCGTACTGCTGGCCGCCGCCGCGGTCACCGCGACCGCCTGCGCCCCCCAGACGTCCGACAACTCCTCCTCCGGCAAGGACGAGAAGAGCGGCACGCTACGGGTCTGGCTCTTCCAGGAAGTCGACACCAAGCCGAAGGAGAAGGTCGTCGACGCGGTCCTGGCCGACTTCGAGAAGGCGCACGAGGGAACGGAGGTCGACGTCGAGTACATCCCCGTCGAGACCCGCGCCCAGCGCATCAAGGCCGCCTTCAACGATCCCGACAGCGCCCCCGACGTCATCGAGTACGGCAACACCGACACCGCCGGCTACGTGAAGGACGGCGGACTCGCCGACGTCACGAAGGAGTTCGGCGCCTGGGACGAGGCCAAGGACACCGACCCCACCGCCCGGCAGTCGGTCACCGTGGACGGCAAGGTCTACGGCGCCCCCTACTTCGTCGGCGTCCGGGCCCTGTACTACCGGACCGACGTCTTCGACGCACTCGGCCTCGAGCCCCCCGAGTCGCTGGACGAGCTGGCGTCCACCGCGCGCAAGGCCAGGGCGGCCCGGCCCGACCTCTACGGCCTCGCGGTCGGCGGCGCCTACACCTACGGCGCGATGCCCTTCATCTGGGCCCACGGCGGCGAACTCGCGACCGGCAAGGGCGGTTCGTACGCCTCGGCCCTCGACAGCGCCGCCGCCCGCAAGGGCGTCGAGGCGTACACGTCCCTCTTCGGCGACGACAACTGCCCCGCGGCCAAGTGCGCCGGCATGGGCGGCAACGACACCGTCACCGCCTTCGCCTCGGGCAAGGCGGCCATGGCGATCGGCGGCGACTTCAGCCACCAGGCCGTGGAGGCGGGGAAGGTGAAGGGCAAGTACGCGGTGGTGCCGCTGCCCGGAGTCGAACCCGGCTCGATCGCACCGGCTTTCGCGGGCGGCAACAACATCGGCGTCCTCAAGAGCACCTCCCACCGCACCCTCGCCGTCGACCTGATGAAGCGGCTCGCGTCCAAGCGGGCGCAGGGCGAGCTGTTCGACGCGATGGGCTTCCTGCCGACCTACACGGACGTGCGGCAGCAGGTGGCGGCGAAGGAGCCGTTCGTGAAGCCGTTCGTCGACACCCTCGCCGCGGGCACGAAGTTCGTGCCGGCCTCGGCGGCCTGGGCGACGATCGACTCCTCGCTGGTGCTGCCGACCATGTTCCAGGAGGTGGTCAGCGGCAAGAAGGACGTGGGCGCCGCCACCGGGGACGCGGCGAAGAAGATGGACGACGCGTTCGGCTCCGCCGGATGA
- a CDS encoding DUF3039 domain-containing protein translates to MSTLEPERGTGTGTLVEPTPQVSHGDGDHERFAHYVQKDKIMASALDGTPVVALCGKVWVPGRDPKKYPVCPMCKEIYESMSGGGDEGKGGKGGDKK, encoded by the coding sequence ATGAGCACTCTCGAGCCCGAGCGCGGGACTGGTACGGGGACCCTCGTAGAGCCGACGCCGCAGGTGTCCCACGGTGACGGCGACCACGAGCGCTTCGCCCATTACGTCCAGAAGGACAAGATCATGGCGAGCGCCCTCGACGGCACCCCCGTCGTGGCGCTGTGCGGCAAGGTCTGGGTACCGGGGCGCGACCCGAAGAAGTACCCGGTCTGCCCCATGTGCAAGGAGATCTACGAGTCCATGAGCGGCGGCGGCGACGAGGGCAAGGGCGGCAAGGGCGGCGACAAGAAGTAG
- a CDS encoding YqgE/AlgH family protein, which produces MTEVSSLTGRLLVATPALADPNFERAVVLLLDHDEEGSLGVVLNRPTPVDVGDILEGWADLAGEPGVVFQGGPVSLDSALGVAVVPGGASGERAPLGWRRVHGAIGLVDLEAPPELLAPAVGALRIFAGYAGWGPGQLEDELGEGAWYVVESEPGDVSCPSPERLWREVLRRQRGDLAMVATYPDDPSLN; this is translated from the coding sequence ATGACCGAGGTGTCCTCGCTCACGGGGCGGCTGCTCGTGGCAACGCCCGCCCTGGCGGACCCGAACTTCGAGCGTGCGGTGGTGCTCCTCCTCGACCACGACGAGGAGGGCTCCCTCGGTGTCGTCCTCAACCGGCCCACGCCCGTCGACGTGGGCGACATCCTGGAGGGCTGGGCCGACCTCGCCGGCGAACCCGGCGTGGTCTTCCAGGGCGGCCCGGTCTCGCTCGACTCGGCGCTGGGTGTCGCCGTCGTCCCCGGCGGGGCGTCCGGTGAGCGCGCGCCGCTGGGCTGGCGCCGGGTGCACGGCGCGATCGGCCTGGTGGACCTGGAGGCGCCGCCGGAGCTGCTGGCACCGGCCGTGGGCGCCCTGCGGATCTTCGCCGGGTACGCGGGCTGGGGCCCCGGGCAGCTGGAGGACGAGCTGGGCGAGGGCGCCTGGTACGTGGTCGAGTCCGAGCCCGGCGACGTGTCGTGTCCGTCCCCCGAGCGGCTGTGGCGCGAGGTCCTGCGCCGCCAGCGGGGCGACCTGGCGATGGTGGCGACCTACCCGGACGACCCCTCGCTCAACTGA
- the murA gene encoding UDP-N-acetylglucosamine 1-carboxyvinyltransferase, translating into MTVNGADDVLLVHGGTPLEGEIRVRGAKNLVPKAMVAALLGSAPSRLRNVPDIRDVRVVRGLLQLHGVTVRPGEEPGELVLDPSHVESANVADIDAHAGSSRIPILFCGPLLHRLGHAFIPGLGGCDIGGRPIDFHFEVLRQFGAKIEKRADGQYLEAPQRLRGTKIRLPYPSVGATEQVLLTAVLAEGVTELSNAAVEPEIEDLICVLQKMGAIIAMDTDRTIRITGVDELGGYTHRALSDRLEAASWASAALATEGNVYVRGAQQRSMMTFLNTYRKVGGAFEIDDEGIRFWHPGGRLKSIALETDVHPGFQTDWQQPLVVALTQATGLSIVHETVYESRLGFTSALNQMGAHIQLYRECLGGSDCRFGQRNFLHSAVVSGPTKLEGADLVIPDLRGGFSYLIAALAAQGTSRVHGIDLINRGYENFMDKLMELGAKVELPGKALG; encoded by the coding sequence ATGACCGTCAACGGCGCTGATGACGTACTGCTTGTCCACGGCGGAACCCCGCTCGAGGGCGAGATCCGGGTCCGCGGTGCGAAGAACCTCGTGCCGAAGGCCATGGTGGCCGCCCTGCTGGGCAGTGCGCCGAGCCGGCTGCGCAACGTGCCGGACATCCGCGACGTGCGGGTCGTACGCGGACTGCTGCAACTGCACGGGGTGACCGTCCGTCCCGGTGAGGAGCCCGGCGAGCTGGTGCTCGACCCCTCGCACGTGGAGAGCGCGAACGTCGCCGACATCGATGCCCACGCGGGCTCGTCGCGCATCCCGATCCTGTTCTGCGGCCCGCTGCTGCACCGCCTCGGGCACGCCTTCATCCCGGGCCTCGGCGGCTGCGACATCGGCGGCCGGCCCATCGACTTCCACTTCGAGGTGCTGCGGCAGTTCGGCGCGAAGATCGAGAAGCGGGCCGACGGCCAGTACCTGGAGGCCCCGCAGCGGCTGCGCGGCACGAAGATCCGGCTGCCGTACCCGTCCGTCGGCGCGACCGAGCAGGTGCTGCTGACGGCCGTGCTGGCCGAGGGCGTCACGGAGCTGTCCAACGCGGCCGTGGAACCGGAGATCGAGGACCTGATCTGCGTCCTGCAGAAAATGGGCGCGATCATCGCGATGGACACCGACCGCACGATCCGCATCACCGGTGTGGACGAGCTCGGCGGCTACACCCACCGCGCCCTCTCGGACCGCCTGGAGGCCGCCTCCTGGGCCTCCGCGGCGCTGGCGACCGAGGGGAACGTCTACGTCCGCGGCGCCCAGCAGCGCTCGATGATGACGTTCCTGAACACCTACCGGAAGGTGGGCGGTGCCTTCGAGATCGACGACGAGGGCATCCGCTTCTGGCACCCGGGCGGCCGGCTGAAGTCCATCGCCCTGGAGACGGACGTGCACCCCGGCTTCCAGACGGACTGGCAGCAGCCCCTGGTGGTCGCCCTGACGCAGGCGACGGGCCTGTCCATCGTCCACGAGACGGTCTACGAGTCCCGCCTGGGCTTCACCTCCGCGCTCAACCAGATGGGCGCCCACATCCAGCTCTACCGCGAGTGCCTCGGCGGCTCCGACTGCCGCTTCGGCCAGCGCAACTTCCTGCACTCGGCGGTCGTCTCCGGCCCGACGAAGCTGGAGGGCGCCGACCTGGTCATCCCCGACCTGCGCGGCGGTTTCTCCTACCTCATCGCCGCCCTCGCGGCCCAGGGCACCTCACGGGTCCACGGCATCGACCTGATCAACCGGGGCTACGAGAACTTCATGGACAAGCTCATGGAGCTGGGAGCCAAGGTCGAGCTGCCGGGCAAGGCACTCGGCTAG
- a CDS encoding HU family DNA-binding protein: MNRSELVAALADRAEVTRKDADAVLAAFADVVGDIVSKGDEKVTIPGFLTFERTHRAARTARNPQTGEPIQIPAGYSVKVSAGSKLKEAAKGK; the protein is encoded by the coding sequence ATGAACCGCAGTGAGCTGGTGGCCGCGCTGGCCGACCGCGCCGAGGTGACCCGCAAGGACGCCGACGCCGTGCTGGCCGCGTTCGCCGACGTCGTCGGCGACATCGTCTCCAAGGGCGACGAGAAGGTCACCATCCCCGGCTTCCTGACCTTCGAGCGCACGCACCGTGCCGCTCGCACCGCCCGCAACCCGCAGACCGGCGAGCCGATCCAGATCCCGGCCGGCTACAGCGTCAAGGTCTCCGCGGGCTCCAAGCTCAAGGAAGCCGCCAAGGGTAAGTAA
- a CDS encoding NAD-dependent malic enzyme has product MATAPSVSYSMTVRLEVPAGGTAVSQLTTAVESAGGSVTGLDVTASGHDKLRIDVTIAAGSTSHADEIVEQLRGIEGVSLGKVSDRTFLMHLGGKIEMASKHPIRNRDDLSMIYTPGVARVCMAIAENPEDARRLTIKRNSVAVVTDGSAVLGLGNIGPKAALPVMEGKAALFKRFAGIDAWPLCLDTQDTDAIVEIVKAIAPGFAGINLEDISAPRCFEIEARLREALDIPVFHDDQHGTAIVVLAALTNALRVVDKPIENVRVVMSGAGAAGTAILKLLLAAGVKNAVVADIHGVVHAGRADLVDAAPESALRWIADNTNPEGLTGTLKEAVHGADVFIGVSAPNVLDGEDVAAMADGAIVFALANPDPEVDPAIARQTAAVVATGRSDFPNQINNVLVFPGVFRGLLDAQSRTVNTEMMLAAAHALADVVTEDEINPNYIIPSVFNDKVAGAVAGAVREAAKAAGVVA; this is encoded by the coding sequence ATGGCAACGGCGCCCAGCGTCTCCTACTCGATGACGGTCCGACTGGAGGTGCCCGCGGGCGGAACCGCCGTCTCGCAGCTCACCACCGCGGTGGAGTCCGCCGGCGGCTCGGTCACCGGCCTCGACGTCACGGCCTCCGGCCACGACAAGCTCCGTATCGACGTCACCATCGCCGCCGGCTCGACCTCCCACGCCGACGAGATCGTGGAGCAGCTGCGCGGCATCGAGGGTGTCAGCCTGGGCAAGGTCTCCGACCGTACCTTCCTGATGCACCTCGGCGGCAAGATCGAGATGGCGTCGAAGCACCCCATCCGCAACCGTGACGACCTGTCCATGATCTACACGCCGGGTGTGGCGCGGGTCTGCATGGCGATCGCGGAGAACCCCGAGGACGCCCGCCGCCTGACCATCAAGCGCAACTCCGTTGCGGTCGTGACGGACGGCTCGGCGGTGCTGGGCCTGGGCAACATCGGCCCCAAGGCCGCGCTGCCGGTCATGGAGGGCAAGGCGGCCCTGTTCAAGCGCTTCGCCGGTATCGACGCCTGGCCGCTCTGCCTGGACACGCAGGACACCGACGCGATCGTCGAGATCGTGAAGGCCATCGCCCCGGGCTTCGCCGGCATCAACCTGGAGGACATCTCCGCGCCCCGCTGCTTCGAGATCGAGGCCCGGCTGCGCGAGGCCCTCGACATCCCGGTCTTCCACGACGACCAGCACGGCACCGCGATCGTCGTCCTCGCCGCCCTGACCAACGCCCTGCGCGTCGTCGACAAGCCCATCGAGAACGTACGGGTCGTCATGTCCGGTGCCGGGGCCGCCGGTACCGCCATCCTGAAGCTGCTGCTGGCCGCCGGCGTGAAGAACGCCGTCGTCGCCGACATCCACGGCGTGGTGCACGCCGGCCGCGCGGACCTGGTCGACGCCGCGCCCGAGTCGGCGCTGCGCTGGATCGCCGACAACACCAACCCCGAGGGCCTCACCGGCACCCTGAAGGAGGCCGTGCACGGCGCGGACGTCTTCATCGGGGTCTCCGCCCCGAACGTCCTGGACGGCGAGGACGTGGCCGCCATGGCGGACGGCGCGATCGTGTTCGCGCTCGCGAACCCCGACCCCGAGGTCGACCCGGCGATCGCCCGCCAGACCGCGGCCGTCGTCGCCACGGGCCGCTCCGACTTCCCGAACCAGATCAACAACGTGCTGGTCTTCCCGGGCGTGTTCCGCGGTCTGCTGGACGCCCAGTCCCGCACGGTCAACACCGAGATGATGCTGGCCGCCGCGCACGCCCTCGCGGACGTGGTGACCGAGGACGAGATCAACCCGAACTACATCATCCCGTCCGTCTTCAACGACAAGGTCGCCGGCGCCGTCGCGGGCGCCGTGCGGGAGGCCGCGAAGGCCGCCGGGGTGGTGGCGTAG
- a CDS encoding HelD family protein, which translates to MAAQAQQDSAVDSVHDSVREKSAREDSVRDREISVEQAHLDRVYRRLEEKIHEAEFLMHDAAQRGHVGTPGALAERDAQVFRAGIHLSRLNNEFEDFLFGRIDLLLGRDGKKGPDGAYTAVEPAEGALRPDHTADIAETLHIGRIGVLDEDYAPLVIDWRAPAAAPFYRSTPVDPGRVVRRRVIRSKGRRVLGVEDDLMRPEVRARLDGEELAVVGDGALMAALGQARTHSMRDIVASIQAEQDLVIRAPAASVTYVEGGPGTGKTAVALHRAAYLLYQDRRRYAGGILIVSPTPLLVAYTEGVLPSLGEEGQVAIRAIGSLVDGVEATLYDSPATARAKGSSRMLRVLRRAARGALEPEGSPTLLRVVAFGRRLELEGEELAGIRRTVLGGTAPVNLLRPRARRLILDALWEKSGAGTRHSDPELAAELRSSFDEDVSSEDSFLAFLDAWWPELTPGAVLAAMADERRLGRWARRILTPGEVRKVARSLRREGRTVHDIALLDELQAVLGTPARPRKRRELDPLDQLTGLDELMPQREETQWERAERLAQERTEYAHVIVDEAQDLTPMQWRMVGRRGRHATWTVVGDPAQSSWSDPDEAAAARDEALGTRPRRRFELTVNYRNPAEIAELAARVLALAMPGSPSPTAVRSTGVEPRFAVVEETLARSVRAEAARLLDLVDGTVGVVVAMNRREEARRWLAGLGDRVVALGSLEAKGLEYDATVVVSPAEIADESPAGLRVLYVALTRATQQLTVVSCERDEPDAAGVPDLLRD; encoded by the coding sequence GTGGCCGCACAGGCGCAACAGGACTCAGCGGTCGACTCGGTGCACGACTCCGTACGGGAGAAGTCCGCACGGGAGGACTCCGTACGGGACCGAGAGATCAGCGTGGAGCAGGCACACCTGGACCGGGTGTACCGCCGGCTCGAGGAGAAGATCCACGAGGCCGAGTTCCTCATGCACGACGCCGCCCAGCGCGGCCACGTCGGCACGCCCGGCGCACTGGCCGAGCGCGACGCGCAGGTCTTCCGGGCCGGCATCCACCTCAGCCGTCTGAACAACGAGTTCGAGGACTTCCTCTTCGGCCGGATCGACCTGCTGCTCGGCAGGGACGGCAAGAAGGGCCCGGACGGCGCGTACACGGCGGTGGAGCCCGCCGAGGGCGCCCTGCGGCCCGACCACACCGCCGACATCGCCGAGACCCTGCACATCGGCCGCATCGGCGTCCTGGACGAGGACTACGCCCCGCTGGTCATCGACTGGCGGGCGCCCGCCGCCGCCCCCTTCTACCGTTCCACGCCGGTCGACCCGGGCCGGGTCGTGCGCCGCCGGGTGATCCGCTCCAAGGGGCGGCGCGTCCTCGGCGTCGAGGACGACCTGATGCGGCCCGAGGTCCGGGCCCGGCTGGACGGCGAGGAGCTGGCCGTCGTCGGCGACGGCGCCCTGATGGCCGCCCTCGGGCAGGCCCGTACCCACTCCATGCGGGACATCGTGGCCTCCATCCAGGCCGAGCAGGACCTGGTGATCCGCGCCCCCGCCGCCTCCGTGACGTACGTCGAGGGCGGCCCCGGCACCGGCAAGACTGCCGTCGCCCTGCACCGGGCGGCGTACCTGCTCTACCAGGACCGGCGCCGGTACGCGGGCGGCATCCTGATCGTCTCCCCGACCCCGCTGCTCGTGGCGTACACCGAGGGCGTGCTGCCCTCCCTCGGCGAGGAGGGCCAGGTCGCGATCCGCGCGATCGGCTCACTCGTCGACGGCGTCGAGGCCACGCTGTACGACTCCCCGGCCACCGCCCGCGCCAAGGGCTCCTCCCGCATGCTCAGGGTGCTGCGCAGGGCCGCGCGCGGCGCGCTGGAACCGGAGGGCTCGCCCACCCTGCTGCGCGTCGTCGCCTTCGGCCGCCGCCTCGAACTGGAGGGCGAGGAGCTGGCCGGCATCCGCCGCACCGTCCTCGGCGGCACCGCGCCCGTGAACCTGCTGCGCCCCCGCGCCCGCCGGCTGATCCTGGACGCCCTGTGGGAGAAGTCGGGCGCCGGCACCCGCCACTCCGACCCCGAGCTGGCCGCCGAGCTGCGCTCCTCCTTCGACGAGGACGTCAGTTCCGAGGACTCCTTCCTCGCCTTCCTCGACGCCTGGTGGCCGGAGCTGACCCCCGGCGCGGTGCTGGCGGCCATGGCCGACGAGCGGCGTCTGGGCCGCTGGGCCCGGCGCATCCTCACCCCGGGCGAGGTCCGCAAGGTGGCCCGCTCGCTGCGGCGCGAGGGCCGCACCGTGCACGACATCGCGCTGCTCGACGAGCTCCAGGCGGTGCTCGGCACCCCGGCCCGCCCCCGCAAGCGGCGCGAGCTGGACCCGCTGGACCAGCTGACCGGCCTGGACGAGCTGATGCCGCAGCGCGAGGAGACCCAGTGGGAGCGCGCCGAGCGCCTCGCGCAGGAGCGCACCGAGTACGCGCACGTCATCGTGGACGAGGCGCAGGACCTGACGCCCATGCAGTGGCGGATGGTAGGCCGCCGCGGCCGGCACGCCACGTGGACCGTCGTCGGCGACCCGGCGCAGTCCTCGTGGTCCGACCCCGACGAGGCGGCGGCGGCCCGTGACGAGGCCCTCGGCACCCGCCCGCGCCGCCGCTTCGAGCTCACCGTCAACTACCGCAACCCGGCGGAGATCGCCGAGCTGGCGGCCAGGGTGCTCGCCCTCGCCATGCCGGGCTCCCCGTCCCCGACGGCGGTGCGCTCGACCGGCGTGGAACCGCGGTTCGCGGTGGTGGAGGAGACCCTCGCCCGGTCGGTCCGGGCGGAGGCGGCCCGGCTGCTGGACCTCGTCGACGGCACCGTGGGCGTCGTGGTGGCGATGAACCGCCGCGAGGAGGCCCGGCGCTGGCTGGCCGGGCTCGGCGACCGCGTGGTGGCGCTCGGCAGCCTGGAGGCCAAGGGCCTGGAGTACGACGCCACGGTCGTCGTCTCGCCGGCCGAGATCGCCGACGAGTCGCCCGCCGGGCTGCGTGTGCTGTACGTCGCCCTGACCCGGGCCACCCAGCAGCTGACGGTCGTCTCGTGCGAGCGGGACGAACCGGACGCCGCGGGGGTACCGGACCTGCTCCGCGACTGA
- a CDS encoding zf-HC2 domain-containing protein: MQGSPAPNEHETVGAYALGILDDAEATAFEAHLAGCEWCAQQLDELAGMEPMMAALADLPGTGTPAIAESLTAKPGPRLAERLVDEVAERRASKRRRNFYLVGTAAALIIGGPFAAVATTGGGGDDGGGGRRTEASQQTAGPAESAFAAMPDRVTATDPATEVSATVALEKKAWGTEAVLELKNVKGPQKCSLIAVGKNGERETLSSWTVPDWGYGIPDATTEKAKKPLYVHGGAAFEPNQIDHFEVMTFDGERLVEVDA; this comes from the coding sequence ATGCAGGGGTCACCGGCGCCGAACGAGCACGAGACCGTCGGCGCCTACGCCCTCGGCATCCTCGACGACGCCGAGGCGACCGCCTTCGAGGCCCACCTCGCCGGCTGCGAGTGGTGCGCCCAGCAGCTCGACGAGCTGGCCGGTATGGAACCGATGATGGCCGCGCTCGCGGACCTGCCGGGCACCGGCACCCCCGCGATCGCCGAGTCGCTGACGGCCAAACCCGGCCCGCGGCTGGCGGAGAGGCTCGTCGACGAGGTCGCCGAGCGCCGGGCGAGCAAGCGGCGCCGCAACTTCTACCTGGTGGGCACCGCGGCCGCGCTGATCATCGGCGGTCCGTTCGCCGCCGTGGCGACCACGGGCGGCGGCGGTGACGACGGTGGCGGCGGCCGGAGGACCGAGGCGTCGCAGCAGACCGCCGGTCCCGCCGAGTCCGCCTTCGCCGCCATGCCCGACCGGGTCACCGCGACCGACCCGGCCACCGAGGTCAGCGCGACCGTGGCGCTGGAGAAGAAGGCCTGGGGCACCGAGGCCGTCCTGGAACTGAAGAACGTCAAGGGGCCCCAGAAGTGCTCCCTGATCGCCGTCGGCAAGAACGGCGAGCGGGAGACGCTCAGCTCCTGGACCGTCCCGGACTGGGGCTACGGCATCCCGGACGCCACCACCGAGAAGGCGAAGAAGCCGCTCTACGTGCACGGCGGCGCCGCCTTCGAACCCAACCAGATCGACCACTTCGAGGTCATGACCTTCGACGGCGAGCGGCTGGTGGAGGTGGACGCGTAG
- a CDS encoding sigma-70 family RNA polymerase sigma factor has protein sequence MSQSSSEPDEELMRALYREHAGPLLAYVLRLVAGDRQRAEDVVQETLIRAWKNAGQLNRATGSVRPWLVTVARRIVIDGHRSRQARPQEVDPSPLEVIPAEDEIDKALWLMTLSDALDDLTPAHREVLVETYFKGRTVNEAAQTLGIPSGTVRSRVFYALRSMKLALEERGVTA, from the coding sequence ATGTCCCAGTCGTCCTCGGAACCCGATGAGGAGCTGATGCGCGCCCTGTACCGGGAGCACGCGGGCCCCTTGCTGGCGTACGTGCTGCGGCTGGTCGCGGGGGACCGGCAGCGCGCCGAGGACGTCGTCCAGGAGACGCTCATCCGTGCCTGGAAGAACGCCGGTCAGCTCAACCGTGCGACCGGATCGGTACGCCCCTGGCTGGTGACGGTCGCCCGGCGCATCGTCATCGACGGCCACCGCAGCCGGCAGGCCCGGCCGCAGGAGGTCGATCCGTCGCCGCTGGAGGTCATCCCCGCGGAGGACGAGATCGACAAGGCGCTGTGGCTGATGACGCTGTCGGACGCGCTCGACGACCTGACCCCGGCTCACCGTGAGGTCCTCGTCGAGACGTACTTCAAGGGGCGTACCGTCAATGAGGCGGCGCAGACACTGGGCATACCCAGCGGCACCGTTCGCTCCCGGGTGTTCTACGCCCTGCGTTCGATGAAGCTGGCACTGGAGGAGCGGGGGGTGACGGCGTGA
- a CDS encoding CGNR zinc finger domain-containing protein, with protein sequence MALGTATDPYELRFDTGRICLDLIATTHPTERLESVEVLRAWITGSGLVPPGTPLAHADPTWLTAFRELRRETTRLVRGRPAPRAHPYDLALDRVNALAAAAPPAPRAVHGEGGVLVRELTGPPECAALLGALARDAVELLTDPVARASLRQCEGDNCPIVYVDTSRGRRRRWCSSEICGNRERVARHRRRAALAR encoded by the coding sequence ATGGCACTGGGTACGGCCACCGACCCGTACGAGCTGCGGTTCGACACCGGGCGGATCTGCCTCGACCTCATCGCCACCACCCACCCCACGGAGCGGCTGGAGTCCGTCGAGGTGCTGCGCGCCTGGATCACCGGCTCCGGACTCGTGCCGCCCGGCACCCCGCTGGCCCACGCCGACCCCACCTGGCTGACCGCCTTCCGTGAACTGCGCCGCGAGACGACGAGACTGGTACGCGGCCGGCCCGCGCCCCGGGCCCACCCGTACGACCTCGCGCTCGACCGCGTCAACGCCCTCGCCGCCGCGGCGCCCCCCGCCCCGCGCGCGGTCCACGGCGAGGGCGGCGTGCTGGTGCGGGAGCTGACCGGGCCGCCGGAGTGCGCCGCGCTGCTCGGCGCCCTCGCCCGGGACGCGGTGGAACTGCTCACCGACCCCGTCGCACGGGCGAGCCTGAGGCAGTGCGAGGGCGACAACTGCCCGATCGTGTACGTGGACACCTCCCGGGGCCGCCGCAGGCGCTGGTGCTCCAGCGAGATCTGCGGCAACCGCGAACGCGTCGCCCGGCACCGCAGACGCGCCGCCCTCGCCCGGTAA
- a CDS encoding uroporphyrinogen-III synthase: MDDERQRSDHGPLAGFTVGVTAARRADELAALLQRRGAAVLHAPALRIVPLADDSELLAATKQLIDQAPDVVVATTAIGFRGWIEAADGWGLGDALLERLRAVELLARGPKVKGAVRAAGLTEEWSPASESMAEVLDRLLEEGVDGRRIAVQLHGEPLPGFVESLRAGGAEVVGVPVYRWLPPEDLGPVDRLLDAAVSRGVDAVTFTSAPAAASLLSRAEERGLLPELLAAFGHDVLPACVGPVTAVPLQGHGVETVQPERFRLGPLVQLLCQELPGRARALPVAGHRLEIRGHAVLVDGELRTVPPAGMSLLRALSRRPGWVVPRADLLRALPGTGRDEHAVETAMARLRTALGTPKLIQTVVKRGYRLALDPATDAKYTDA; encoded by the coding sequence ATGGACGACGAACGACAGCGATCCGACCACGGCCCCCTCGCCGGATTCACCGTGGGCGTGACCGCCGCCCGCCGGGCCGACGAGCTGGCCGCGCTGCTCCAGCGGCGCGGTGCGGCCGTCCTGCACGCCCCGGCGCTGCGGATCGTGCCGCTCGCCGACGACAGCGAACTGCTGGCCGCGACCAAGCAGCTCATCGACCAGGCGCCGGACGTCGTCGTCGCCACCACGGCCATCGGCTTCCGGGGCTGGATCGAGGCCGCCGACGGCTGGGGACTCGGAGACGCCCTGCTGGAGCGGCTGCGTGCCGTGGAACTGCTCGCGCGCGGGCCCAAGGTCAAGGGCGCGGTGCGGGCCGCCGGCCTGACGGAGGAGTGGTCGCCGGCCTCGGAGTCCATGGCCGAGGTGCTGGACCGGCTGCTGGAGGAGGGCGTCGACGGGCGCCGGATCGCCGTACAGCTGCACGGCGAGCCACTGCCGGGGTTCGTCGAGTCGCTGCGGGCGGGCGGCGCGGAGGTCGTCGGGGTGCCGGTGTACCGGTGGCTGCCGCCGGAGGACCTCGGGCCCGTGGACCGGCTGCTGGACGCGGCCGTCTCGCGCGGCGTGGACGCCGTGACGTTCACCAGCGCGCCCGCCGCGGCCTCCCTGCTGTCCCGCGCCGAGGAGCGCGGTCTGCTGCCCGAGCTGCTCGCCGCGTTCGGCCACGACGTGCTGCCCGCCTGCGTCGGCCCGGTCACCGCGGTGCCGCTCCAGGGGCACGGCGTGGAGACGGTCCAGCCCGAGCGCTTCCGGCTCGGCCCCCTCGTCCAGCTGCTCTGCCAGGAACTGCCGGGCCGCGCCCGAGCCCTGCCGGTCGCCGGGCACCGGCTGGAGATCCGCGGCCACGCGGTGCTCGTCGACGGGGAGCTCAGGACCGTCCCGCCCGCCGGCATGTCCCTGCTGCGGGCGCTGTCCCGGCGGCCGGGCTGGGTCGTGCCCCGCGCGGACCTGCTGCGCGCCCTGCCGGGCACCGGCCGCGACGAACACGCCGTCGAGACGGCGATGGCCCGTCTGCGTACGGCCCTCGGCACCCCGAAGCTGATCCAGACGGTGGTCAAGCGCGGCTACCGCCTGGCCCTGGACCCGGCCACGGACGCCAAGTACACGGACGCGTGA